In Aegilops tauschii subsp. strangulata cultivar AL8/78 chromosome 3, Aet v6.0, whole genome shotgun sequence, one genomic interval encodes:
- the LOC109738393 gene encoding uncharacterized protein encodes MTVIDFIDLSDHDIIDLSSSDDETVQEDHIATQHRAASLDRQTMHVVAGEGIEDVQAAFVAASEGRQDVQAVFAAASEGRQEAADCGHALEATTSSLVTEKEPLVAASEGSQEAADCGHALEATISSLVTEKEPLLAASEGSQDVQVVLVAAREGSQDVQAASEGSQDVKVVLVAATEGSQEAADSGNGLEATASPLVTEKAPLDTAESHNCPLSPTSALFPSPTSTVLKAPTFEGGDAKLVRGKVKRPRKNYHTGTPRTSPRFELKPECRNGSLEELPAEALTSEGGDAELVREKMQHPGKDYHTGTHGTSPRFEPKRECHNGPVKELPAEALTSEGGNAKLLRAKVKHPRMNYHTSTPRTSPMFVTKLECHNRPLEELPAEALTSEGGNEELVRGKLKHPTKNYHAGTPRTSPRFEQKLDCRNGPVEELPAEALISEGGDVELVRGKVKRPKKNCHTGTPRTSPRFEPKHEYHNGPVEELPTEALTSEVGDAELVRGKLKHPRNNYPAGTPRTSPRFEPKPECHNGSMEEMPAEVLTSEGGDAELVRGEVKHSRKNYHTGTPRTSPRFKTKRECRNGSVEELPAEALTSDGADAELVRGKVKHGRKDYHTGTPRTSPRFQLKRERRKGPVEEPAADHKRFRTLEELIASPDNAESAKTPFTDSLN; translated from the exons ATGACTGTAATAGATTTCATAGATCTGAGTGATCATGATATTATTGACTTGAGCAGCAGCGATGACGAGACTGTTCAGGAGGATCATATTGCAACTCAGCACCGGGCGGCGTCGCTTGATAGGCAGACTATGCATGTCGTAGCTGGTGAAGGAATCGAAGATGTGCAGGCTGCGTTTGTTGCAGCTAGTGAAGGAAGGCAAGATGTGCAGGCTGTGTTTGCTGCAGCTAGTGAAGGAAGACAAGAGGCTGCTGATTGCGGACATGCTTTGGAAGCCACCACATCGTCCTTGGTTACAGAAAAAGAACCTCTTGTTGCAGCTAGTGAAGGAAGCCAAGAGGCTGCTGATTGCGGACATGCTTTGGAAGCCACCATATCGTCCTTGGTTACGGAAAAAGAACCTCTTCTTGCAGCTAGTGAAGGAAGCCAAGATGTGCAGGTTGTGCTTGTTGCAGCTCGTGAAGGAAGCCAAGATGTGCAGGCTGCTAGTGAAGGAAGCCAAGATGTGAAGGTTGTGCTTGTTGCAGCTACTGAAGGAAGTCAAGAAGCTGCTGACTCTGGAAATGGTTTGGAAGCTACAGCATCGCCTTTGGTTACTGAAAAAGCACCTCTTGATACGGCTGAATCGCACAACTGTCCACTCTCTCCCACATCAGCGCTGTTCCCCA GCCCGACTTCTACCGTTCTGAAGGCTCCGACCTTTGAAGGTGGCGATGCAAAGCTGGTAAGAGGGAAGGTGAAGCGTCCCAGGAAGAACTACCACACCGGTACTCCTAGGACAAGTCCTAGGTTTGAACTGAAGCCTGAATGTCGGAACGGGTCTCTGGAAGAGCTGCCAGCCGAGGCACTGACCTCTGAAGGTGGCGACGCGGAGCTGGTGAGAGAGAAGATGCAACATCCTGGGAAGGATTACCATACCGGCACTCATGGGACAAGTCCTAGGTTTGAACCGAAGCGTGAATGTCATAACGGGCCTGTGAAAGAGCTGCCAGCCGAGGCTCTGACCTCTGAAGGTGGCAACGCAAAGCTGTTGAGAGCGAAGGTCAAGCATCCTCGGATGAACTACCATACCAGCACTCCTAGGACAAGTCCTATGTTTGTAACGAAGCTTGAATGTCATAACAGGCCTTTGGAAGAGCTGCCAGCCGAGGCTCTGACCTCTGAAGGTGGCAATGAAGAGCTGGTGAGAGGGAAGCTGAAACATCCTACGAAGAACTACCATGCTGGCACTCCTAGGACAAGTCCTAGGTTCGAACAGAAGCTTGATTGTCGTAACGGGCCTGTGGAAGAGCTGCCAGCCGAGGCACTAATTTCTGAAGGTGGCGATGTGGAGTTGGTGAGAGGGAAGGTGAAACGTCCTAAGAAGAACTGCCATACCGGCACTCCTCGGACAAGTCCTAGGTTTGAACCAAAGCATGAATATCATAACGGGCCTGTGGAAGAGCTGCCAACCGAGGCACTGACCTCTGAAGTTGGCGACGCGGAGCTGGTGAGAGGGAAGCTGAAACATCCTAGGAACAACTACCCTGCTGGCACTCCTAGGACAAGTCCTAGGTTTGAACCGAAGCCTGAATGTCATAACGGGTCTATGGAAGAAATGCCAGCCGAGGTTCTGACCTCTGAAGGTGGTGATGCTGAGCTGGTGAGAGGGGAAGTGAAACATTCTAGGAAGAACTACCATACCGGCACTCCTCGGACAAGTCCTAGGTTTAAAACAAAGCGTGAATGTCGTAACGGGTCTGTGGAAGAGCTGCCAGCTGAGGCTCTGACCTCTGATGGTGCTGATGCAGAGCTGGTGAGGGGGAAGGTGAAACATGGTAGGAAGGATTACCATACTGGCACTCCTAGGACAAGTCCTAGGTTTCAACTGAAGCGTGAACGTCGCAAGGGGCCCGTGGAAGAACCGGCAGCCGATCACAAGAGGTTCCGCACACTAGAAGAATTAATTGCCTCTCCTGACAATGCAGAATCTGCGAAGACCCCCTTTACCGACTCTCTGAACTAA
- the LOC141042589 gene encoding uncharacterized protein, with amino-acid sequence MMQAVLEDTDRAEEHVLNFKGLIKGHRGLNRNRAHGHLTLMVDYFAPDALFADHFHRRFRMRKTVFDRLYHGVRSYDDYFFLKKDVVGTIGFSGYQKCMAALRMLAYGTTADP; translated from the coding sequence ATGATGCAGGCGGTCCTTGAAGACACGGATCGTGCGGAGGAGCATGTACTCAATTTCAAGGGCCTGATCAAGGGTCATCGAGGGCTCAACCGCAACAGGGCGCATGGCCATTTGACACTGATGGTCGACTACTTTGCCCCGGATGCACTCTTTGCTGACCATTTTCATCGGCGTTTTCGGATGCGCAAGACTGTCTTCGATCGTTTGTACCACGGCGTTAGGTCCTATGATGACTACTTCTTCCTGAAGAAGGACGTTGTGGGAACGATTGGCTTCTCTGGTTATCAGAAGTGCATGGCCGCACTCCGGATGCTTGCATATGGCACAACCGCTGATCCATAG